In Aedes albopictus strain Foshan chromosome 3, AalbF5, whole genome shotgun sequence, the genomic window ATGAAATCAATggtgaaatttgtggaagaatttctgaaagtttaaCCAAACTCTTTTGAAAACAATTTGAAACAGTTTCTCAACTGATTTCTGTTGCCTTACGTAGGCATTTATGGAAAAAACAGTGCCAATCGTGAAAGAAGTTCGCATTTGCTCAGATAAGGGCTACTGCCAAACGACGATTTGTGTCGGCTTGGTGTAAACTTGTTTGACGACGGTGCTGAGAGTGGAACCCATGATCGTCTTACGAAATAAACTTATGAATCTCGAGGCTGTGTAGCCCCATCATTGGGTAATTACGTGACTGCAATCATCGGATTTGCTTTTACAGTTTATAACTAAACCTTCGAAATTCTACTGCATTATCTAACCATGTGTCACCCACCTGTCCACATTCGAAGCCATCGTCAGACAATTAATCGCGAATAAATCTCGATACTTATCGACTTAGCTAAGTACTCTCTTAGTACAGTTCAAGTTCAATCTAATCGCACCCGCAAGATTCATCAACGTCTTTCGCAGACTTCTCATTACCGTTCGATAATGTTTCTACTGTGGAGCTTCCTCTCCAAAcagatcagtggtttccaacctggTTCATACCTTCCACTCATCTACCGTAAGCATAAATGTTGAAGCAAAATCGACGCATTTCTTCACAAGTAGAAGAAAAATCTCAACAATAGCTGAATTTAATATGGAGATCGTAAATATTTTAGCACAAGTACAAACTTCAACAGGTGTCTTCAGCAATCTGGAGACAGCAGgtacgggcccatatagccgaggcggtaaacgcacgggtattcagcatgaccatgctgagggtgacgggttcgattcccggtcggtccaggatcttttcgtaaaggaaatttccttgacttccttgggcatagagtatcttcgtgcctgccacacgatatacgcatgcaaaatggtcattggcagaggaagctctcagttaataactgtggaagtgctcatagaacactaagcttagaagcaggctttgtcccaatgaggacgttacgccaagaagaagaagaagaagaaggtacgatccccgttccggtcggagaaattttctcgacttcctgaacATAGTGTATAATTATGTAGGAaacatgcaatggcagacaacgGAAGCCCTTAAATAAggatctgtccataaactacgtaaactcttAGGGGGAGGGCGTGggtctggccaaaatctacgctccatacaattttcgaaaattttgtatgaacaaaagtctacgggatTTGAGATGACCCAAAAAAAAGTCTTCGTAGTTTAAGGACAGCGCCTTAATATTCGTGTAAGTACCCAGAGAACACAAAATTGAAGAGAGGCAGTTcaagttccatttggaacgtcGTGCCAGATAGaaggagacgggcttggtggtctagtggctaccgcttctgattcgtaagcAGAAGGTCatgagttcaatccctggcccgcccctttcatcctactttgtatctttctatccactttctctctctcttttctCTACATATGCAACccttgtatattcatatgttcatagccatcgctagaaccagaaacgaattgcaaaaattcgtttcccttccttccaacttccacagcacagtgtatatgacgcctgcaagttatgcaatcaactcgaactgtgccgcttgccCTAGTAATCAACACcctcaatctatcaccttacgaacactataaatattcCCTATCCATAGattgcatcaccgacccaacggctactcccagatctcccatcctttccgtttaACAAATACCCCTGTCCATGCTGGTTgtagggatgcagaggtgatctcggtctttagtagcaacaaacaGCAcattctaacattcctttcccttcccaactgacttataaggacgtggccggcgccgatattgctcaaaaatgtatgagctgcctaAATTGCGCTTCGAGAATAAGTGGAgtatcccagcccttattcatttggatctcagtgcaattggtaccagctcagatcaatcacggaggagcaaccattgacatgtatagccagatttgatcgttttgaacGTTTGATCGAGCATTGTTAGCTCTTGACAATTCTAAAGACGTTGGATGTTTctgaaatttaagatatttttAAAGTTACAGAAAAAGTTTATCAGACTCTGagacataaaaaaaagtttctagtGTTTGTTGTAAAAGTTTCACAATTGCATCGTTGAATATGTGTATTAACTATTTTCCTAAACAGCCCCTACAATCACCGGTTGAGGTCCTCTGTGTAAGACAATAACACTGCGAGAAAAGTGAAGCATCGCGCTTTGTGGTGGCAATCAACCGTCGTCGTCGCCACATCGGACAGTCGATCGCAAATCATTCAATCAGACTGAGGCGTGTGTCCGTCATCATCGTCGACGTCGATGCTACGAAGTGTTGATCAACCCGCGCGAACAACCATCTTCAGCACAGATGAGCAGGTGGAGAAGAGTTTACTACGGGCTCTAATTAACATAAACGGAGCGTGATTGGCGGCGGCGAGGTGAGAGAAGCTCGCTCGGTCATTGCATGAACGATTTTTGCTTTGATTCGGAGGTTCGTACCTACCTCTACCGAAGGGGGTCGATCGGTCAGTGTTCAATAGATTTGTTAGGAAGGAAGTTACGCCGGCGTCAAGAGGCAGGAAACTTACAATGTTGCTGTTGGGTTTTAATGTTTGTCGGAGCGATAGTTTTGTGATGAATATGATTAGAATAGCCACTGTGGCACATGTCCTACAGtgtaaaaaaatggaagtcttccTTCACTTATGGTAGAAACCTACTTCGTCAGAACCCGtataacccgagcaggaatgaataactgccacataactggagcataccaaagtcaggtaccataccaaaacaaggtattggaaggttatccaggtattgaaaataacttttttggtattttgtaggtattgaagaaatacctcaacgagttattgatgtggtgttgaggactgcttgaggtattatcaggcccggattaaggattgcgggggcccggggccagagcggatgtgAAGGCCCCTCTGAGGTACAAATGCCATGAGCAAATaagcttttctttgtttttgtgattgtttagcatgcaaaaaatgtttttgttggggtccctaaaatgtgggggcccggggccctggcctccccggcccccccttagatccggccctgggtattattcaattatggaaaaatcgctatttcccgagcaggagaaaatagctaaagaataactaactcaggtatggaaaaccgaatacctacaacctgaatgaggtattaggtagccctgcataagaggtaaaatacctaaaataataactggtgtgtatgtAAAGACCCTAAGTCGCTATCACTCTTATTATTTCATATTAATTAGTAAATATAATGTAATTGTCACTTATGTGGAACATTGGTACTTTTACCCTAGTAGCGATAAAGTTTGCGTTTAAATGTAAAAACAGTAAATATAATGTGTCGCCCGAGTACGCACATGTGAATCAACGGTCCACCGTTAAGATAAACAAAGACCTAGAGGTCAGAACGCTCCGAGCGAGCACGTTGGAATCTATGAACCACCGTTAACGTAAATAGTAAATAGCGAGTCACGTGGGGTTCAACGAATGTTCGTTAACACCCAAAGGTATGAActaggtagccaaaacagacgtgTACAGTCATAAATATTACTTGAAAGCCAACTTATAAAAGACATTACAATGTTCAGAGGGGGGCAGTCAGTATGTAGTCAGTTAATAGTTGAGTTTATAGAAGTCAGTTGATAGGAGTTAGTTTATAGATGAAAGTCTATATGGAACTCTAGATGGGGAAGTCTAGAGAGTGAAAGTGAGAGCTGTGCTCAATTGTTAAGTTTTAGTTTTAAGTGTTTTAGTTTTATAAGAACAATGGACAATATAAGTGAAGAAAGGAAGTGATGTAGCAGCTATCAATTTGATGACAGTACCATGGGGGGAAAGGGAAATAAAGTACATCTTTTTGTACATGTactctgtgcataacgcgtaaaTAATTACATCAGATATGCcgatacctaaataataattggcggtttttccatacaaatagcgatttttccataattcaataatacctcaagcagtcctcaacaccaaaccaataactcgttgaggtattgtatcaatacctacaaaatacccaAATAAGTTATttgcaatacctggataaccgaccaataccttgtcttgttatgatacctgattttggtatgctccagttatgtggcagttattcattcctgctcgggttgtatggaaaaatctccgattattatttaggtattgccatacctgatgtcattattcatgcGTTATGcatagaatacacaccagttattattttaggtattttacctcttatgcagggctacttaatacctcattcaggttgtaggtattcgtttATTCATACCTGTGCtaattattcttcagctattttctcctgctcgggaatacCCTGGAATCtccgaaaccttctgaaacgtcttgaaacgcctctggaaccctCGTGAAGCTAATTGAAGAGTCGGTGGAGCCTCTTACAACCttctaaaaaatcatcaaacGCCCTGAAATGACTTGAACCACCTCTGATCCTTCCGGTTTTGTCACCTGCTAGGTGTTAGGTTCACCGTATAGtccagtgagctcgtggttcagccTGCTCCACAACGCACCGTTTTCATGCACATCACAGAAAATCGTTTCTAGCACGTGtggcttgaaaactccgagtgattGGAGGTCCTCCTCGACATTGGTCCATGTATCGTGTCCACAGAGTACAACCAGTCTTATGAGCGGTTTGTACATGGTACCAAGGATGGGaaaactcacttgcagagagctaCACCCGTTCGCTGTTTTCTCAGCTAAGACgtgtgctatcaagaaacgatgtatggacgacttttgccttgtggtgttttctaaaagtttgccgaatagagtaggggtcgcacacgcataccaaagtcgtgacagagctgtgaaagcgactctccacgaggtgagtgtaatttacattcacctcgtggagagttgcctttgcagctccctcatGACTTCGGCATGTGTgagcgacccttactctattcggcaaacttttagaaaaaaaaaccagattaatccacctagtggtgatagtgcctttctcgtcgaatatgtactaataatctttccgtcgacgcaatcaatcttgcctaagagtcagtgatcagccccaaaatttggggcccaaatctctgtgctttggtaacggacgagaaggaggaaatgctcataacagccatctgggactgtaccacctacgaatttctgaagcatgagaatactttatttagaaattcaaggtcatcatcgaattggggcacttattcctacgttatgttcaacgtatgggcagagccgaaagtatcagaccttttagttgactgcttgataatcttcactggaggctgattcataccaagatgacaattactagctaggatttaactttttcatagatcattttgacaaagtttaatctgcacactttatgctatattttattatcattgcttacaagatccatgtaaaatttgttatgtagtgatttgaattgccaatgttatatcacattcaaatataaaccacattacagagctcgctctccagtcgcatcaaaattttgcgcagtaattttagacgcaaataaagatttcaaagaatgttcggggctgatgcgcttaaattttattttttccatataacgttgacccatcctactgtaaatttacatctcaggaatctaaaattgtgtgatttaatgagatcgctttagttttttttaggtttttggttctcttacacatatccatcgcttgcattgatttagttcacattcgtaattccgctgaagcacccaacgctgcttctgcaacaccaccggcagcctcttatgtagtctatgtctattttgtattgcttacgagacccccggaaatgattccggaacactaccttatGTTCACTAGTATATGAAAACTAATAATCAGGTTACCTGgatttaaaaacactaccggtggtaacttctgtggactgtgcctattttcttattatccacgcatcaggttactgacaaaaaagcaatttgataccgcaagcatgggtttgatccacttttatatatgtccattaccagtgggacactcttaaccggttccggaaaatttacatggttcatttttacatttgaccaattccggcgggacacctgaagcCGGTTGTGGAACGTAATCTCAGCTGATTTTCCTAATAACCGTTCATTAgcatatcgaaaaaaccgcgatttgatgaagcgcatgcatggagttcggttcccttctacatttgaccacatccggagggacacccggagccgattccgggacactactagttctcccaagcatggtctgggatattttttctttgtaaccgttcatcaggataccttaaatgccatttgatgggtcgcgaatatttttttggtttgtttttgcattcggccactttcacgagacacctcgaaccgattccggaacactatccgtagtttctaatgtgggcttagcttattttcttgctgatcgtacaagttatcgaaaaggctacgatttgatgtgtcgcatgtatgaattaggccacttccggcgggacatcaggaaccggttccgggatgctaccagttcagatatgatccgaaaccggttccgtaacactaccggtcagatatagtgcacgactattttcctatttaccgttcatcaggttatagaaaaagctgcgatttgatgtgtcgcatgcatgggtttgtttcacttttatatttggccacttccagcgggacacccggaaccggttccggtatgcttcggtttagatatggtcttagactattttcctgtctaccgttcatcaggttatacaaaaagctgcgttttgatgtgtcgcatgcttgggtttggtacacttttatatttggccacttccggcgggacacccggaaccggttccggaagactaccggttcagatatagtctgcgactattttcctgcttaccgttcatcagatgaacgaaaatgccgtggtttgatgggtcgcatgcatgggtttgttgcaatttcatatctggtcccttcctggggtaccggtccggaacacctaaatggccgtaactccggaacggctggaccgattcaaaccattttcaataggaaacaatgggacaatattccgcgtcgattgaaatctaaagcgttgaaatcggatgatatttactatccaaaagtgaggtgacatttttgttcacatacacacatacacacgcacacacacacacatacatacatacacacacacatacacacatacagacatcatctcaactcgtcgaactgaatcgattggtatataagacttggccctccgggggttctatcaagatttcatttttggagtgaacatatagcctttcggtacaccttggtgtacgagaaaggcaaaaaaacacaaggaaaaagtcgtccatacattgtttcttgatagcacgcgtctgagctgagaaaacagaaaatgagtgtaactctctgcaagtgagtgttcccatccctgcatggtacatttggtgcggggtcaatcttttttgaccgcagtttcttctagagcccgtagtagACCAGACATCCACTGATGCTACGCCTTTTGGTTCATGACTCACACTGTTGTCATCCATCAgtgaggatccgaggtagacgaattcgacACCACCTTGAAGCAAtccgtctatcgtaacgttacttccaagagaaatcctgtcATGTTCGGTTCCACCAACCAGCATGTGCTATGCTTTTGGCGTATTCACTATCAATCTTAGCTATGCAACTTCATTTTTGAGGCGAGTGTAGAGCTCtgtcatcgttccaaatgttctggcgcggctcaaacagcgtctgttctggcattcagcggctgagtatgaaatactgtattgcgtcagctatacctaagaaggcagccccttcaacgcaatgtaggcagcgcggccccggtaaggtagcctgctgaaaatcttcaaacacccaggaaagcaatagtagagtaaacggattgattcaacggcaacagacccggcaacgaataaaggacaacgattggtaagtcggatcttggaacgtgagaactttgaatgaacccgcacgtgttgggctcctggctcgtgaactgcaaaatgtcggcgttaatgtggccgctatccaggagatacgctggcccaaaactggagaacgcgaattccgagcggtggatcccatcgccaacacttcattcaagtaccacatctactacagcggcggcgataaggcagaacgcggagttggctttatagtgatcgggaagtaGATAAAGCGAGTagttcggtggaagccgataagcgaccgaatctgtgtgttgaggaggggcaagttcttcaactacagcctaatCAGCATCTATGcaccaacgaacgacaaacccgatgacatgaaggatgagttctatgtgagccttgataaggcctacggagagtgcccaaaacaagatgtcaaaatagtcatcggaaatTCAAATGCGCAGATCGACAGAGAAactttctttcggcctgtcattggaacggaaagccttcattctgttaccaacgataatcgtctgcgccttgtgacattcgctgctgctagagggattgcaatcagcagtacctacttcgcacgtaagaatatccgaaaacacacctggcaacacccgagtggtgacacttgctcccagatagaccacgtgctggtcgacgggcgacatttctcggacgtcatagatgtgaggtcctacagaggcccgaacatcgactcggatcattatcttgtagccgctaaaattcgggcgcgattatccagcgtcacgagttcaagaaacaacaggacgatgcgtttcaatatccagcgcttgtcagccgaaggggttgctgtacagtaccatcagaagctagacgagaggataggagagaccaacggatctggagatgtcaacagcttatggggaagtatccacgaagcagtgacaacaacagcgcaagaggtcggacgagaactggtgttttcaacatggtatgatggTATGGCTGGATTCCGGGACACGCTGGAGTCAACGGAAACACCGAAGCTGACCGATTAGCGAATGAGGCCAGACGACAAAACCTCAGTCCCAGGTGAGGACATCTTGAGAGCGGTGAAGCAATCGATACGATGCCGCTGGAGTACACAATGGTATGGACGCAGAGAAGCAAAATTGAGACAAGTTAAGCACGATACGTACAGGTGGAAGGATCATGGTAGTGCGGCTGACCAACGCGCGCTGACGCGAGTCCGGATTGGTCACACGCGGCTTACACATATGTTCCTACTGAAGAAAGAACCCCCTCCTTCGTGTGAATGCTGTGGTACACTTCTGGATGTGCAGCACCTGATTTTGCAATGCAGAAAATACGATAATGAACGACGGGAAAAGAACATAGACTCAACCAGTTTACGAAGTGCTCTGAACAACGAAGAAGAAACCATTAAAAACATATTGAAATTTTTCCATGATACAGGATTGTACAGTAAGCTGTGAGAAGAACGATTTCATGTAATGTAatgaatttgtaaattgtaaAATATCCCTAGGACCGACACGAATGCAcactaatgtgtaaagtgtcgaaaataaattaactaactaactaactagcgcaagaggtgattggtaccgctcagcgacgccaacgtaatggttggtttgacgaggactgccaacgagtgacgaacgaaaagaatgccgccagaagtcgaatgctagtggccggacCAGGCAGAACAGAGatcggtacagggttgcaagagcagaagagaaacaaatccaccgcaggaaaaaaaaacggcaacacgaagagagtgttattgctgaagcgcaggaaagtatggacaggaaagatatgcggaggttttatgcaactgtcaatggcgcgcggcacaagactgcgccagttcccgccatgtgcaatggccgggaaggaaatttgctggcagacaaaacaatggtggcagccaggtggaaggagcacttcgaagatttgttgaatggtagcagcgaaggagcacccaggaacaggactaacataatggatgacagtcaagcagtggaaccaccaacactggatgaggttaaaaaggcccttaaggagctgaaaaacagcaaggctgcaggaaaggacgagatcccggtcgaacttcttaagcacggaagcgagcagctacatcaatcaatccaccaaattattataaagatttgggaggatgaagcaTTGCCgcccagttggttggatggcctcatatgcccaatctacaagaaagggcacaaactggagtgtgccaattatagAGGGATTAcgcttttaaattcggcgtataagatacggccgcgtgtcctgttcaacagactgcgacctcttgaggagtccttcgtcggcgaataccagggtggttttcgtgagggtcgatcaacgacggatcaaatgtttgtcctgcggatgatcctagataaatttcgggaatataacttgcagactcaccatctgttcattgattttaaggcagcgtacgattcagtgaaatgaaatgagctttggcagataatgtcagaacatggtttcccggcgaaactaattagactgatacgcgcaacgAAACGGAAGGGTGgatctgaaaaggctggcccgtcacGGAtagaagggaacagggggttgcgaccgttatTAGACCCTCAGCAATCACAGAGTTGGGCAGACAAATGGGAGGACCCCCCTTAGACGAAAACCACAAGTCGTGGTGAGTAGGGATGCCTAATCAACAAGGCATcgaagagtaggtgccaagcgcgtgaaaggtggcgcgctcgtcatcaagcccgaacagtctaagtactcggacgtcttgacgACGATGCGAAGTGACGCCACAGTATTAGTCGGGCGAAAGAGgcccttggcgaaggggtcgaggtgagaGCTCATACAgtagaggcgactctgaaggttaaGCATCTAAAGGAGGTCACTGAAGCAGACGAGATCGTCACGCACGGCGGCAACAGTACGAAGAGTAGGTGACCagcgcagccgttcggctacggaagtgGCAGGCAGGGACAcgggtagccttggtacagctacctgtgacgGCCATAAACAagttcgttaaagtagggaaaaccaaggtgggctggtcagtattcCATCTGACCTTTAATGAGCCacaggaggtttgcttcaggtgacTTGAACCAGTAAACAAGTCAGGACAGAAGCAAGCTTTGCAGGAAATTCGGCGCCataaggccataaggcacaaggctgcacaagaaagccgcagtgatcaaatcacagtgcaggtaacgcagctgaacctgaaccacagtgtgtgacgcagctcagcaactgatgtgtcaggcggtttctgagtaggGGACAGACGATAGGGACAGATATCGCCTatatccgaggcggtaaacgcgcgggtattcagcatgaccatgctgagggtgacgcgttcgattcccggtcggtccaggatcttttcgtaaaggaaatttccttggcttccttgggcataaagtatcttcgtgcctgccacacgatatacacatgcaaaatggtcattgacag contains:
- the LOC134292097 gene encoding uncharacterized protein LOC134292097; amino-acid sequence: MDRKDMRRFYATVNGARHKTAPVPAMCNGREGNLLADKTMVAARWKEHFEDLLNGSSEGAPRNRTNIMDDSQAVEPPTLDEVKKALKELKNSKAAGKDEIPVELLKHGSEQLHQSIHQIIIKIWEDEALPPSWLDGLICPIYKKGHKLECANYRGITLLNSAYKIRPRVLFNRLRPLEESFVGEYQGGFREGRSTTDQMFVLRMILDKFREYNLQTHHLFIDFKAAYDSVK